CGGTGCGCGCGTCGAACGCGAAGTCCATGGCGGGTCAGCCTTCCTGAAGGGTGGTGAGGCCGTGCTGGATGAAGACGGGGACGAGGTCGCCGATGCGGTCGAAGCCGCGGCCGACCGTCTGGCCCAGGGTGTAGCGGTAGTGGATGCCCTCCAGGATCACGGCGAGCTTGAACCACGCGAACGCCGTGTACCAGGAGACCTGGGAGACATCGCGCCCCGAGCGGGCCGCGTAGCGCTCGACGAGCTCCGTCGGCTCCGGATGCCCCGGCGCCTCGGCGGTCGTGGAGACCGGGGAGTCGGGCATGCCCAGCGGCAGGCTGTACATGACCAGCAGGCCCAGGTCGGTGAGCGGGTCGCCGAGCGTGGACATCTCCCAGTCGAGGATGGCCTTGATCCGGTCGTCGTCCCCGATGAGGACGTTGTCGAGCCGGTAGTCGCCGTGGATCACCGTGGCGGCGGGGGAGTTCGGCAACCGGCGTCCCAGCGTCGCGTGCAGCTCGTCGATGCCGGCCAGCTCGCGGTTGCGGGAGGCGTCCAGCTGCTTGCCCCAGCGGCGCAGCTGACGGTCCAGGAAGCCCTCGGGCCGGCCGAAGTCGGCGAGGCCCACCTCGGCGGGGTCCACCGCGTGCAGCTCGACGAGGGTGTCCACGAGCGCCAGCACCGCGTCACGCGTGCGTGCCGGGCCGAGCGGGGCCAGCTGGTCGGCGGTGCGGTACGGGGTGCCCTCGACGAACTCCATGACGTAGAACGGCGCCCCGAGCACCTCCTCGTCCTCACACAGCAGCAGCGGCTCCGGCACCGGCACGTTCGTCGGGTGCAGCGCGCTGATCACCCGGTGCTCGCGCTTCATGTCGTGCGCGGTGGCCAGGACATGGCCGAGCGGAGGCCGGCGTACGACCCAGCGCGAGGCGCCGTCGGAGACCGTGTAGGTGAGGTTCGAGCGTCCGCCCTCGATCAGCCGGC
This DNA window, taken from Streptomyces sp. NBC_00663, encodes the following:
- a CDS encoding phosphotransferase family protein gives rise to the protein MSPDHPPGLDLDRLRGLLDRERPGLVHGPLTGRLIEGGRSNLTYTVSDGASRWVVRRPPLGHVLATAHDMKREHRVISALHPTNVPVPEPLLLCEDEEVLGAPFYVMEFVEGTPYRTADQLAPLGPARTRDAVLALVDTLVELHAVDPAEVGLADFGRPEGFLDRQLRRWGKQLDASRNRELAGIDELHATLGRRLPNSPAATVIHGDYRLDNVLIGDDDRIKAILDWEMSTLGDPLTDLGLLVMYSLPLGMPDSPVSTTAEAPGHPEPTELVERYAARSGRDVSQVSWYTAFAWFKLAVILEGIHYRYTLGQTVGRGFDRIGDLVPVFIQHGLTTLQEG